A single region of the Serinus canaria isolate serCan28SL12 chromosome 11, serCan2020, whole genome shotgun sequence genome encodes:
- the C11H19orf12 gene encoding protein C19orf12 homolog has protein sequence MIRTGTGFGDAGLPVRADDVMTLLSHVATVKGMKAAVSQSGRGAMLTGASAFVGGMLGGPPGIAVGGAVGGLLGWMTSGQFKSVPQILMELPAAEKEKLCAEAMAVVKNLDWTDAAQLIALVMSNSALTEKVLGVLTTFLTNELKAQLKYAE, from the exons GATTTGGAGACGCCGGGCTGCCGGTGCGTGCTGATGATGTGATGACGCTGCTCAGCCACGTTGCCACAGTGAAGGGCATGAAAGCTGCTGTCTCCCAATCTGGCCGGGGAGCCATGCTCACAGGGGCATCAGCATTTGTGGGGGGGATGCTGGGAGGCCCTCCTGGAATTGCTGTAG GAGGAGCAGTGGGTGGATTGCTTGGATGGATGACTTCTGGACAGTTCAAGTCAGTCCCTCAGATTTTAATGGAATTGCCTGCTGCTGAGAAGGAGAAGCTCTGTGCTGAAGCCATGGCTGTTGTCAAGAACTTAGACTGGACTGATGCTGCTCAGCTGATTGCTCTTGTAATGTCAAATTCTGCTCTCACAGAAAAGGTATTAGGAGTGCTGACCACTTTCCTTACCAATGAGTTAAAAGCACAACTAAAATATGCAGAATAA
- the LOC127060064 gene encoding pleckstrin homology domain-containing family F member 1-like, giving the protein MMDHLANTEINSQRIAAVENCFGASGQPLALPGRVLLGEGILTKECRKKPKPRIFFLFNDILVYGSIIINKRKYNSQHIIPLEDVTLETLPDTLQMKNRWMIKTSKKSFVVSAASLTERKEWISHLEECIKHLLSKTGRQPCREPAAPWIPDKATDICMRCTHTKFSTLTRRHHCHKCPTVPHVYT; this is encoded by the coding sequence ATGATGGACCACCTTGCAAACACGGAGATCAACAGCCAGCGCATCGCTGCAGTGGAAAACTGCTTTGGGGCTTCTGGGCAGCCCTTAGCCTTGCCGGGCAGGGTgctcctgggagaagggattttAACCAAGGAATGCCGCAAGAAGCCAAAGCCTCGcatattcttccttttcaaCGACATCCTGGTCTACGGCAGCATCATCATCAACAAAAGGAAGTACAACTCCCAGCACATCATCCCCCTTGAAGACGTCACTCTGGAGACGCTGCCGGACACCCTGCAGATGAAGAACCGCTGGATGATTAAAACCTCCAAGAAGTCCTTTGTGGTGTCCGCAGCCTCCCTGACGGAGAGGAAGGAGTGGATCAGCCACCTGGAGGAGTGCATCAAGCACCTGCTGAGCAAGACGGGCcggcagccctgcagggagcccgCGGCTCCCTGGATCCCAGACAAGGCCACGGACATCTGCATGCGCTGCACGCACACCAAGTTCTCCACGCTCACCCGCAGGCACCACTGCCACAAGTGCCCCACAGTTCCACATGTCTATACATAA
- the LOC108962077 gene encoding uncharacterized protein LOC108962077 isoform X2 gives MIRTGAVRYADSNTVADVAVREGTGIDTAQSEYDAYEKGYPLSSENLDDPQFMTTGSVEAEVTTSVEDVMKLLIHVATVKGLKAAYTHSSRGASVASLFIIAGGMLLGPVGIFIGCPAASPE, from the exons ATGATACGGACAGGTGCAG TAAGGTATGCTGACAGCAACACTGTGGCCGATGTAGCTGTACGGGAAGGTACAGGCATAGACACAGCCCAGTCCGAGTATGACGCCTACGAGAAGGGGTATCCGCTGTCTTCTGAGAACCTGGACGATCCCCAATTCATGACTACAG GATCTGTTGAGGCAGAGGTGACAACCAGTGTTGAAGATGTGATGAAACTTCTCATCCACGTTGCCACAGTGAAGGGCTTGAAAGCTGCATACACTCATTCTTCCCGGGGAGCATCGGTGGCAAGTTTATTTATCATTGCTGGGGGGATGCTGCTTGGCCCAGTTGGAATTTTTATAG